In Arthrobacter sp. SLBN-83, one DNA window encodes the following:
- a CDS encoding type IV secretory system conjugative DNA transfer family protein, which yields MAGSKRRAARPKASGWEKISARRPEETLTNRDVYEDQQLDRGERLSKKSNTSGLALAGVAGLLVAIVAWVLYSVIATAVLTLGATMGGGLGGNSSGKPDSYYVEDTTTGQGGAPMTCYRAVNEKGNPEIGSKCYPDLKDVPVPAWWTHAGSAAQDAPEADQGATPTATNVGGQLGSVTGFKLFLTLGSGALVMIMISTWTGRQVAKHNATVDHTDINDHRNDQHIALPEEVQQNYDWFPDAGAHSGVQVSSMISHMMLSKKGLGTVKVSRRAESDVIDQDGNVVYYKGEVMDGDDGEPLVETLPLIDEEFGEALFDASGLPRDKRLRRKYDATVIPYNPPTEESRRKAKEAMDPGKLQGANRDKLGPYRTVSDLITDDWEFPAYEVQRPAGAYIVDTAPVNTMVLAITRAGKGQTYIEPMIDMWSREKEPSNMVINDPKGELLVKNYIPLVTRGFEPVQFNLINAMKTDIYNPLGMAADAAREGDSTKCALYIENIGEVFFPLDGGEDPVWPNAANNAFKRAAYGLIDYYLEEERELREYAAATGMDPGTLEQRLDDMWGKVTLYNCYQLFVQLTSKKWKNPAAELEKRIKNGEFEEDEDALAEEQAKVAEKDFLWEGKAEQDLLTLYFNATQALPRNSMRTLVGNAHNALVAMAGAEKMMSSVYGIAITGMSFFTDPTISTLTSGKPSQNTDLAGLSFPRRLGVRFSPNFMKRDHLLGQMASWSAYADPMFIQNLGKDFEHSEIVGRVGWARYNFKGIFPGDEAWLKLELKNPQSGMLVRTFYFHFRKSYQLSLNGRHFVVEPVTGKKIVKNGVLRELRPVREGGTRDRKILSFQPGDTTFPSRKLDFSGGGHPEEVEVRARAITQTMARYSESPKAVFLVTPPHLMKYAKLILILVKQLVDVSFDQSYMTKSNQKPLYRTRFMLDELGNLQSDGNGIAGFETMLSIGLGQEQQFTLILQTLQQLRDVYGESVDKIVQGNTSNIVFLKSTDDSMIETLEKMSGKTHRTHASSKQITQNLDKVVGGKTDGAISRTWSTEEEPLIKYNDFAFLSPRNSIVLRAGDAPVWNRNETILPMSFKLLGNTITHPGHEYSLQTIPTLSSAMEFDVRMNQPDFVKMLDKRMAQAVRAADAKTLYQETYDYKDIDIERLDPDVYSDEVMEVITRMVFTDESGDPNAPVVVDPDDYEAMMLGNDEEFLEDVEVAATVAAHQATQKDHKRLVYAEGTVSKEMLINLDGSAKVKALDLEIGEAYKTALVEMQRDREHFSVGGDGELRSADGSKTYISQVRSDAYTDAARRINGQISDEGSRVFAEQDVTEEDLRSLATVKVHAAFYTYLASLPSWEVLADGAFDRAMAVEMKSRG from the coding sequence ATGGCAGGCAGCAAGCGCAGGGCGGCACGGCCCAAGGCCAGCGGCTGGGAGAAGATCTCGGCGCGTCGGCCGGAGGAGACGCTGACGAACCGGGACGTCTATGAAGACCAGCAGCTGGACCGCGGCGAGCGGCTGAGCAAGAAGTCGAACACGTCGGGCCTCGCGCTCGCCGGCGTCGCCGGCCTGCTGGTCGCGATCGTGGCGTGGGTGCTGTACTCGGTCATTGCTACGGCAGTGCTCACGCTCGGGGCGACGATGGGCGGTGGCCTGGGCGGAAACAGCAGCGGAAAGCCGGACTCGTACTACGTGGAGGACACTACGACAGGCCAGGGCGGGGCCCCGATGACGTGCTACCGCGCCGTCAACGAGAAGGGTAACCCCGAGATCGGCTCGAAGTGCTACCCGGATCTCAAGGACGTCCCGGTGCCAGCGTGGTGGACCCACGCAGGCAGCGCCGCCCAGGACGCCCCGGAGGCTGACCAGGGGGCCACGCCCACGGCGACGAACGTGGGCGGGCAGCTGGGGTCCGTCACCGGGTTCAAGCTCTTCCTGACGCTGGGATCGGGCGCGCTGGTCATGATCATGATCTCCACCTGGACCGGACGCCAGGTCGCCAAGCACAACGCGACGGTCGACCACACGGACATCAACGACCACCGCAACGACCAGCACATCGCGCTGCCGGAGGAGGTCCAGCAGAACTACGACTGGTTCCCGGACGCCGGTGCGCACTCGGGGGTGCAGGTCAGCTCCATGATCAGTCACATGATGCTCAGCAAGAAGGGGCTGGGCACGGTCAAGGTCTCCCGGCGCGCAGAGTCCGACGTGATTGACCAGGACGGCAACGTCGTCTACTACAAGGGTGAGGTCATGGACGGCGACGACGGCGAGCCGCTGGTCGAGACCCTGCCGCTGATCGACGAGGAGTTCGGCGAGGCGCTCTTCGACGCCTCGGGCCTGCCCCGGGACAAGCGGCTGCGCCGGAAGTATGACGCAACGGTGATCCCGTACAACCCGCCGACCGAGGAGAGCCGGCGCAAGGCCAAAGAGGCGATGGACCCTGGGAAGCTCCAGGGCGCGAACCGTGACAAGCTCGGGCCCTACCGTACGGTGTCGGACCTGATCACTGATGATTGGGAGTTCCCGGCGTACGAAGTCCAGCGCCCTGCCGGTGCCTACATCGTCGACACTGCTCCCGTGAACACGATGGTGCTGGCCATCACCCGGGCGGGCAAGGGCCAGACCTACATCGAGCCGATGATCGACATGTGGTCGAGGGAGAAGGAGCCCTCGAACATGGTCATCAACGACCCCAAGGGCGAGCTGCTCGTCAAGAACTACATCCCGCTGGTCACGCGCGGCTTCGAGCCGGTGCAGTTCAACCTGATCAACGCGATGAAGACCGACATCTACAACCCGCTGGGCATGGCCGCCGACGCCGCCCGCGAGGGCGACTCGACCAAGTGCGCGCTCTACATCGAGAACATCGGCGAGGTTTTCTTCCCGCTGGACGGCGGTGAGGACCCGGTCTGGCCGAACGCGGCGAACAACGCCTTCAAACGGGCCGCCTACGGTCTCATCGACTACTACCTCGAGGAGGAGCGTGAGCTGCGCGAGTACGCAGCAGCCACCGGCATGGACCCGGGCACGCTGGAGCAGCGGCTGGACGACATGTGGGGAAAGGTCACGCTGTACAACTGCTACCAGCTCTTCGTGCAGCTGACCTCGAAGAAGTGGAAGAACCCCGCTGCCGAGCTGGAGAAGCGCATCAAGAACGGCGAGTTCGAAGAGGACGAGGACGCCCTGGCCGAGGAGCAGGCCAAGGTCGCCGAGAAGGATTTCCTGTGGGAGGGCAAGGCCGAGCAGGACCTGCTCACGCTCTACTTCAACGCCACCCAGGCCCTGCCGCGCAACTCGATGCGCACGCTCGTCGGCAACGCCCACAACGCCCTGGTCGCCATGGCCGGTGCGGAGAAGATGATGTCCTCGGTCTACGGCATCGCGATCACGGGCATGAGCTTCTTCACCGACCCGACGATCTCGACCCTGACCTCGGGTAAGCCGAGCCAGAACACTGACCTGGCGGGCCTGTCCTTCCCGCGGCGGCTGGGCGTGCGGTTCTCGCCGAACTTCATGAAGCGCGACCACCTGCTCGGCCAGATGGCGAGCTGGTCGGCGTACGCGGACCCGATGTTCATCCAGAACCTTGGCAAGGACTTCGAGCACTCGGAGATTGTCGGCCGCGTGGGCTGGGCGCGCTACAACTTCAAGGGAATCTTCCCCGGCGACGAGGCCTGGCTGAAGCTGGAGCTGAAGAACCCGCAGAGCGGCATGCTCGTGCGCACTTTCTACTTCCACTTCCGCAAGAGCTACCAGCTCTCCCTCAACGGCCGGCACTTCGTGGTCGAGCCGGTCACCGGCAAGAAGATCGTGAAGAACGGCGTGCTGCGCGAGCTGCGGCCGGTGCGCGAGGGCGGCACCCGCGACAGGAAGATCCTCTCGTTCCAGCCCGGCGACACGACCTTCCCGAGCCGCAAGCTGGACTTCTCCGGTGGCGGGCACCCCGAGGAGGTCGAGGTCCGGGCGCGCGCGATCACGCAGACGATGGCGCGGTACTCGGAGTCGCCCAAGGCGGTCTTTCTCGTCACTCCCCCGCACCTGATGAAGTACGCCAAGCTGATCCTGATCCTGGTCAAGCAGCTGGTGGACGTCTCGTTTGACCAGTCGTACATGACCAAGTCGAACCAGAAGCCGCTCTACCGCACCCGGTTCATGCTCGACGAGCTCGGCAACCTGCAGTCCGACGGCAACGGCATCGCCGGCTTCGAGACCATGCTCTCCATCGGCCTCGGCCAGGAGCAGCAGTTCACGCTTATCCTGCAGACGCTGCAGCAGCTGCGCGACGTCTACGGCGAGTCGGTCGACAAGATTGTGCAGGGAAACACGAGCAACATCGTCTTCCTCAAGTCGACCGACGACTCGATGATCGAGACGCTGGAGAAGATGAGCGGCAAGACCCACCGTACCCACGCCAGCTCGAAGCAGATCACGCAGAACTTGGACAAGGTGGTCGGCGGGAAGACGGACGGAGCGATTTCGCGCACCTGGTCGACGGAGGAGGAGCCGCTGATCAAGTACAACGATTTCGCCTTCCTCTCGCCGCGCAACTCGATCGTGCTGCGCGCCGGCGACGCGCCGGTCTGGAACCGCAACGAGACGATCCTGCCGATGTCATTCAAGCTGCTCGGCAACACGATCACCCACCCGGGGCACGAGTACTCGCTGCAGACGATCCCCACGCTCAGCTCCGCGATGGAGTTCGACGTGCGCATGAACCAGCCGGACTTCGTCAAGATGCTCGACAAGCGCATGGCCCAGGCGGTCAGGGCGGCCGACGCCAAGACGCTCTACCAGGAGACGTACGACTACAAGGACATCGACATCGAGCGCCTTGACCCGGACGTCTACTCGGACGAGGTCATGGAGGTCATCACGCGCATGGTTTTCACCGACGAGAGTGGCGACCCCAACGCCCCGGTGGTCGTGGACCCGGACGACTACGAGGCCATGATGCTGGGCAACGACGAGGAGTTCCTGGAGGACGTGGAGGTGGCCGCGACCGTGGCTGCCCACCAGGCGACGCAGAAGGACCACAAGCGCCTGGTCTACGCCGAGGGCACGGTCAGCAAGGAGATGCTGATCAATCTCGACGGCTCGGCGAAGGTTAAGGCCCTGGACCTTGAGATCGGTGAGGCGTACAAGACCGCGCTGGTGGAGATGCAGCGGGACCGCGAGCACTTCTCAGTCGGCGGGGACGGCGAGCTGCGCAGCGCCGACGGGTCGAAGACCTACATCAGCCAGGTCCGCTCCGATGCCTACACCGACGCCGCCCGCAGGATCAACGGCCAGATCAGCGACGAGGGCTCGCGCGTGTTCGCCGAGCAGGACGTGACCGAGGAGGATCTGCGGTCGCTGGCCACGGTCAAGGTGCACGCCGCCTTTTACACTTACCTGGCCTCGCTGCCCAGCTGGGAGGTCCTGGCCGATGGGGCTTTCGACCGGGCCATGGCCGTTGAGATGAAGTCCCGGGGGTAG
- a CDS encoding AAA family ATPase, protein MFHEVHLNEGYPLLSKLSDPLKRAEREIVGREHEKLQLLASMSRPELCNALLLAEAGTGKTALVQATMAADAERLYLEVDPSRMISEAGDSDRMAAMLKGFFDEAEHFVADEKQELVLFIDEFHQIIQLSDAAVEAIKPVLAASGARGIRIIAATTYDEFHRHIAPNQPLVERLQRINLTPPDQETTIRILQGMAEHYDVADQFYDDHIYRQIYEYTTRYMPASSQPRKSILVLDSMVGWHRLTKRALDRDLLSDVLQESLGVNVAFKVDGAKIKEQLDSKVFSQDLATRAVARRLQLSVADLNDKGRPEASLLFTGSTGVGKTELAKQLARLLFGDDQRHLIRFDMSEYAQDSSMDLFRSELTKRVWDLSHAVLLFDEVEKASAMVTRLLLQVLDDGRLSDDNNREVSFLNTYIVMTTNAGSEIYKTIAQYAADDTGSGEQLLKYDKLIRRSITETSADNRFPPELLGRIDAIVPFQPLSEDTQRKIVRNKLRHMVQEVLIKHNVRVDIDQRVLQYLIDDKGDTDSNAGGARGAVAKMTDEVTTGVATFINEHPSERRIRIDVVGELASDHKDMLTSDACIEVSAVR, encoded by the coding sequence ATGTTCCATGAAGTGCACCTGAATGAGGGCTATCCGCTCCTGTCGAAGCTGTCGGACCCGCTCAAGAGGGCCGAGCGCGAGATCGTCGGCCGCGAGCACGAGAAGCTCCAGCTGCTGGCCTCGATGAGCAGGCCGGAGCTCTGCAACGCCCTGCTCCTGGCCGAGGCAGGTACGGGTAAGACCGCTCTCGTCCAGGCCACGATGGCCGCTGACGCCGAGCGGCTCTATCTCGAGGTCGATCCGTCCCGGATGATCTCCGAGGCCGGCGACTCGGACCGCATGGCCGCCATGCTCAAGGGCTTCTTCGACGAGGCCGAGCACTTCGTGGCGGACGAGAAGCAGGAGCTGGTCCTGTTCATCGACGAGTTCCACCAGATCATCCAGCTTTCCGATGCTGCGGTTGAGGCGATCAAGCCGGTGCTGGCGGCTTCCGGGGCACGCGGCATCCGAATCATCGCCGCGACGACCTATGACGAGTTCCACAGGCACATTGCGCCGAATCAGCCGCTGGTTGAACGGCTGCAGCGCATCAACCTGACGCCGCCGGACCAGGAGACGACGATCCGGATTCTGCAGGGCATGGCCGAGCACTACGACGTCGCCGACCAGTTCTACGACGACCACATCTACCGGCAGATCTATGAGTACACCACGCGCTACATGCCGGCGAGCTCGCAGCCGCGCAAGTCGATCCTGGTGCTGGACAGCATGGTTGGCTGGCACCGCCTCACCAAGCGGGCGCTGGACCGCGATCTGCTCTCGGACGTGCTCCAGGAGTCTCTGGGCGTCAACGTTGCCTTCAAGGTCGACGGCGCGAAGATCAAGGAGCAGCTGGACTCGAAGGTGTTCAGCCAGGACCTGGCCACGCGTGCGGTCGCGCGGCGGCTGCAGCTGTCGGTCGCGGACCTGAACGACAAGGGCCGGCCGGAGGCCTCGCTGCTGTTCACGGGGTCGACCGGTGTGGGTAAGACCGAGCTTGCCAAGCAGCTGGCACGGCTGCTCTTCGGTGACGACCAGCGCCACCTGATCCGATTCGACATGTCCGAGTACGCCCAGGACTCCTCGATGGACCTGTTCCGCTCCGAGCTGACGAAGCGGGTCTGGGACCTCTCGCACGCCGTACTGCTGTTCGACGAGGTCGAGAAGGCCTCGGCGATGGTCACCCGCCTGCTGCTGCAGGTGCTCGACGACGGCCGGCTCTCCGACGACAACAATCGCGAGGTCAGCTTCCTGAACACCTACATCGTCATGACGACGAACGCAGGCTCGGAGATTTACAAGACCATCGCGCAGTACGCGGCCGACGACACGGGCTCGGGCGAGCAGCTGCTGAAGTACGACAAGCTCATCCGCCGCTCGATCACCGAGACCTCGGCGGATAACCGCTTCCCGCCCGAGCTGCTGGGCCGTATCGACGCCATCGTCCCGTTCCAGCCGCTCTCTGAGGACACGCAGCGCAAGATCGTGCGCAACAAGCTGCGCCACATGGTGCAGGAGGTCCTCATCAAGCACAACGTGCGGGTAGACATCGACCAGAGGGTCCTGCAGTACCTCATCGACGACAAGGGCGACACCGACTCCAATGCCGGCGGTGCCCGTGGCGCGGTGGCGAAGATGACCGACGAGGTCACCACCGGAGTGGCGACGTTCATCAACGAGCATCCCTCTGAGCGGCGGATCCGGATCGACGTCGTCGGCGAGCTGGCGAGCGACCACAAGGACATGCTCACCTCCGATGCGTGCATCGAGGTGAGCGCCGTGCGCTGA
- the mobL gene encoding relaxase MobL has translation MGLKQSVVIVNEFSVPLPGGKGSRGGTPGDYVTRYMAREQATESLAPIQRLRTDDFILRYMARESAVERAGTSRVEAKTIMRQAQGDGGVAFGYGSVSLSDEQLRAASRDIQKHFESGKTVLKTVLSFDEEYLKRHRIVGEDFHCEGRGDYRGHIDQMKLRMAIMHGLERMSSGTSGFDDLRYVGVIQVDTEHVHCHLAMVDAGHGHLAKDGTQRGKLLDRHKSRLRRGVDAWLDEKQAVAHLSSAVGYERRNVTTFIKRWAHERMRSEALPQFLLACLPADRSLWRAGTNDLRMRKANRLVSELVAEQLERPGSPLPAAMERVVEYANQRREAEGLPTDAWQRLVDAGRNQITERAVNGVYQMLRALPEEELRVRTPMLEVMGMDYAEMAALAAERQQQHGSSEDDVVSFGFRLRSYASRLQHHKSKASAYRDLARQWERAEKAEVAVEDSRPLYDFYRYEEDWHRRVMSKYQHFLPFVGDASQWYAQQQEVAAYGQRLLSLMALRQDASLQRMKDADQAEEMGREIYGQPGGRHLTAGKAGRAVLDARIETMKQVYDERLQELRTDLADSGLVLVAGPADQRSAVAGGDPEVSTQLSIETGTAHPFDDVKALDLHHLGYDFVADVEIGERARREFTAAAAERRRLLLAAMEYLDQSGQSEAIADLPVDDIAAMTRVSRELVPVEDGSMRPLLRSRIAALREEQEQAARMRRSKASSLDAGLVVRVQQRVDAAVAGAGVLPGPEQEPAGRSDGIQHE, from the coding sequence ATGGGCCTGAAGCAGTCAGTGGTCATCGTCAACGAGTTCAGTGTGCCGCTGCCCGGCGGCAAGGGGTCCCGGGGCGGCACCCCCGGCGACTACGTCACCCGGTACATGGCGCGCGAGCAGGCGACTGAGTCGCTCGCGCCGATCCAGCGGCTGCGCACGGACGACTTCATCCTGCGCTACATGGCCCGCGAGAGCGCGGTCGAGCGCGCCGGGACGAGCAGGGTCGAGGCCAAGACGATAATGCGCCAGGCCCAGGGCGATGGCGGCGTGGCCTTCGGCTACGGCTCAGTGTCGCTCTCCGACGAGCAGCTGCGGGCTGCATCCCGGGACATCCAGAAACACTTCGAGAGCGGCAAGACGGTGCTGAAGACCGTGCTCTCCTTCGATGAGGAATACCTGAAACGGCACCGCATCGTCGGCGAGGACTTTCACTGCGAAGGCCGCGGGGACTACCGCGGCCACATCGACCAGATGAAGCTGCGGATGGCGATCATGCACGGGCTGGAGCGGATGAGCTCGGGCACGAGCGGTTTCGACGACCTGCGCTACGTCGGCGTGATCCAGGTCGACACCGAGCACGTCCACTGCCACCTGGCGATGGTCGACGCCGGACACGGCCACCTGGCCAAGGACGGCACCCAGCGGGGCAAGCTTCTGGACCGGCACAAGTCCCGGTTGCGGCGCGGCGTGGACGCCTGGCTGGACGAGAAGCAGGCCGTCGCGCACCTGTCCAGCGCCGTCGGTTACGAGCGCAGGAACGTGACGACCTTCATCAAGCGCTGGGCACACGAGCGCATGCGCTCAGAGGCCCTCCCCCAGTTCCTGTTGGCCTGCCTGCCCGCCGACCGCTCGCTGTGGCGCGCCGGAACCAACGATCTGCGGATGCGCAAAGCCAACCGTCTGGTCTCCGAGCTGGTGGCCGAGCAGCTGGAGCGGCCGGGCTCTCCGCTGCCGGCGGCAATGGAGAGGGTCGTGGAGTACGCCAATCAGCGCCGGGAGGCCGAGGGCCTGCCCACCGACGCGTGGCAGCGCCTGGTCGACGCGGGCCGCAACCAGATCACCGAGCGGGCGGTCAACGGGGTCTACCAGATGCTGCGCGCCCTGCCCGAGGAGGAGCTGCGGGTGCGTACGCCGATGCTTGAGGTGATGGGTATGGACTACGCCGAGATGGCCGCCCTGGCCGCAGAGCGCCAGCAGCAGCACGGCAGCTCGGAGGACGACGTCGTCTCCTTCGGCTTCCGGCTGCGCAGCTATGCCTCCCGCCTGCAGCATCACAAGTCCAAGGCCAGCGCCTACCGCGACCTGGCCCGGCAATGGGAGCGTGCCGAGAAGGCCGAAGTGGCCGTAGAGGACTCCCGGCCGCTCTACGACTTCTACCGCTACGAAGAGGACTGGCACCGGCGGGTGATGAGCAAGTACCAGCACTTCCTGCCGTTTGTCGGCGACGCCAGCCAGTGGTACGCCCAGCAGCAGGAGGTCGCCGCGTACGGCCAGCGCCTGCTCTCGCTGATGGCGCTGCGCCAGGACGCCTCGCTGCAGCGGATGAAGGACGCCGACCAGGCCGAGGAGATGGGCCGCGAGATCTACGGCCAGCCCGGCGGACGGCACCTGACCGCGGGCAAGGCCGGACGGGCGGTGCTGGACGCGCGCATCGAGACGATGAAGCAGGTCTACGACGAACGGCTCCAGGAGCTGCGCACCGACCTGGCCGACTCGGGGCTGGTGCTCGTCGCCGGTCCTGCTGACCAGCGCAGCGCCGTCGCCGGCGGGGATCCGGAGGTCTCCACCCAGCTGTCGATCGAGACCGGGACGGCGCACCCCTTCGACGACGTCAAGGCACTGGACCTGCATCACCTGGGCTACGACTTCGTGGCCGATGTCGAGATCGGCGAGCGGGCCCGGCGGGAGTTCACCGCAGCCGCGGCCGAACGCCGCCGGCTGCTGCTGGCGGCCATGGAGTACCTCGACCAGTCAGGCCAGTCTGAGGCGATCGCCGACCTCCCTGTCGACGACATCGCCGCGATGACCCGGGTCTCGCGGGAACTGGTTCCGGTGGAGGACGGCTCCATGCGGCCGCTTCTGCGTTCGAGGATCGCGGCGCTGCGCGAAGAGCAGGAACAGGCGGCCCGGATGCGCCGTTCGAAGGCCTCCTCGCTCGACGCCGGCCTGGTGGTGCGTGTCCAGCAGCGGGTCGACGCCGCGGTGGCTGGTGCCGGGGTCCTCCCCGGCCCCGAGCAGGAGCCGGCAGGCCGGTCCGACGGTATCCAGCACGAGTAG
- a CDS encoding phage tail tip lysozyme, whose product MAIDQPTRRDDPARRAASPRGDRRSADGGAKEESQPPRREGSGVRRAGPRTGAASAPSPSGDAAKGLPKTPGAAPAPQPVDPTPAGRGSKHLGAAPAPDAAAAAGKATGAADTASKTSKAAKAAKSLDGVAAGAAGGAARKAVEGDGSSAVRRGAGRYAGAAASGAVAGAQAGAAAGGVGALPGAAVGAAKNVGLETGKDVVDGASKVTGGGPDAEPADKRLGAGGTGYERTSQKEKDGQLLSKTARGVAVGGTAAAAPPAAGLLMVMAFLKWLKTMFFAMLAMAANAASMIWGFILGIAKAVGHTIAAPFIALGGLVGKAAGAVFGVTVTATVAPVATAASGVAATVAAVAVLSTVLTGVLDQAGLDGGRGSTMTNCIVNVSRNGPGADVPANTEANARAVYSVLKTWGMPEENIAGILGNWSQESGVDPTSVEGIYNEPYQIGPRKQTAWDGNFTHIPGQSHGGIGLGQWSNGRTTMLLDYAKSKNLDWYTIKAQLAFMAEGDSPGDVAVFKDMIKTSQGSPSAAALHFHDKWERSADNASQLQERKADAEMWFGKMSGWTVDTSVVGGVQDIVGGIVDTVGSGIRSIFGNCDSDTKVRPGSLVDGGMNEEQARQLIDLYNQEGDKFLDDKYGAGGPGSCGDNHAMNCVSFSVYFMNKYTSFQQYPPGDGIQTAHAIASMTGKQVSSTPTAYSVGSGPGTGSAGHTLVVLGVQGDKVILGEAGYCAFMGRVRVDSAERMKSEGWVFVDVTDLITTGGNLPA is encoded by the coding sequence ATGGCCATCGACCAGCCGACGCGGCGGGATGACCCGGCCCGGCGCGCTGCATCGCCCCGCGGGGACCGCAGGTCCGCCGACGGGGGTGCGAAGGAGGAGTCGCAGCCCCCTCGTCGTGAGGGGTCCGGCGTACGCCGCGCCGGGCCCCGTACCGGAGCGGCCTCCGCTCCTTCCCCGTCCGGGGATGCAGCCAAGGGTCTGCCGAAAACCCCGGGGGCCGCCCCCGCGCCGCAGCCCGTGGACCCGACGCCTGCGGGCCGCGGGTCGAAGCACCTGGGAGCCGCACCGGCCCCGGACGCAGCGGCTGCCGCTGGCAAGGCCACAGGTGCGGCCGACACAGCCAGCAAGACCAGCAAGGCCGCCAAGGCTGCCAAGAGCCTCGACGGTGTCGCCGCCGGGGCGGCCGGGGGAGCTGCCCGCAAGGCGGTCGAGGGTGACGGCAGCAGCGCGGTCCGCCGCGGTGCCGGCCGGTACGCGGGAGCGGCTGCCTCGGGAGCTGTCGCCGGGGCGCAGGCCGGAGCCGCCGCCGGTGGTGTCGGCGCGCTGCCCGGGGCAGCGGTCGGCGCTGCCAAGAATGTGGGCCTGGAGACCGGCAAGGATGTTGTCGACGGTGCGTCCAAGGTCACCGGCGGAGGTCCGGACGCCGAGCCTGCCGACAAGCGGCTCGGTGCCGGGGGCACCGGCTACGAGCGGACCTCGCAGAAGGAGAAGGACGGCCAGCTGCTGTCCAAGACCGCCAGGGGTGTCGCCGTCGGCGGCACCGCGGCGGCCGCTCCCCCGGCTGCGGGGCTTCTCATGGTCATGGCCTTCCTGAAGTGGCTCAAGACCATGTTCTTCGCGATGCTCGCGATGGCCGCCAACGCGGCCAGCATGATCTGGGGTTTCATCCTTGGGATCGCCAAGGCGGTCGGGCACACGATCGCCGCACCGTTCATCGCACTGGGCGGGCTGGTCGGCAAGGCGGCAGGAGCCGTGTTCGGGGTCACCGTGACGGCCACCGTCGCCCCGGTGGCCACGGCCGCATCCGGGGTGGCTGCGACCGTTGCCGCGGTGGCTGTGCTCAGCACGGTCCTCACGGGTGTGCTCGACCAGGCCGGCCTCGATGGCGGCCGCGGCTCGACCATGACCAACTGCATCGTCAATGTCAGCCGCAACGGCCCCGGCGCTGACGTCCCGGCGAATACCGAGGCGAACGCCCGGGCGGTCTACTCCGTGCTGAAGACCTGGGGTATGCCCGAGGAGAACATCGCGGGCATCCTGGGCAACTGGTCGCAGGAGTCGGGCGTGGACCCCACCAGCGTGGAGGGCATCTACAACGAGCCCTACCAGATCGGCCCGCGCAAGCAGACCGCCTGGGACGGGAACTTCACCCACATCCCCGGCCAGTCGCACGGCGGCATCGGTCTGGGCCAGTGGTCGAACGGGCGCACCACGATGCTCCTGGATTATGCCAAGTCCAAGAACCTGGACTGGTACACCATCAAGGCCCAGCTGGCATTCATGGCGGAGGGCGACAGCCCGGGGGACGTGGCCGTGTTCAAGGACATGATCAAGACCTCGCAGGGCTCTCCCTCTGCTGCTGCACTGCACTTCCACGACAAGTGGGAGCGCTCGGCCGACAACGCTTCACAGCTGCAGGAGCGTAAGGCCGACGCCGAGATGTGGTTCGGCAAGATGAGCGGCTGGACCGTCGACACCTCGGTCGTGGGCGGGGTCCAGGACATCGTGGGCGGCATTGTCGACACGGTCGGCAGCGGGATCCGCTCCATCTTCGGCAACTGCGACAGCGACACCAAGGTGCGCCCGGGCAGCCTCGTCGACGGCGGCATGAACGAGGAGCAGGCCCGGCAGCTGATCGACCTGTACAACCAGGAGGGCGACAAGTTCCTGGACGACAAGTACGGCGCTGGCGGACCGGGCTCCTGCGGCGACAACCACGCCATGAACTGCGTGTCGTTCTCGGTCTACTTCATGAACAAGTACACCTCGTTCCAGCAGTACCCGCCGGGCGACGGCATCCAGACAGCCCACGCGATCGCGTCCATGACGGGCAAGCAGGTCTCGAGTACGCCGACGGCGTACTCGGTCGGTTCCGGGCCGGGTACGGGGTCCGCGGGCCACACCCTCGTGGTGCTGGGCGTGCAGGGCGACAAGGTCATCCTCGGTGAGGCCGGCTACTGCGCGTTCATGGGCCGCGTTCGCGTTGACAGTGCGGAGCGGATGAAGTCCGAGGGGTGGGTGTTCGTCGACGTCACGGACCTCATCACCACGGGCGGCAACCTGCCGGCGTAG
- a CDS encoding helix-turn-helix domain-containing protein, whose protein sequence is MNALPGDLFARRLRQERERLGISQAELARRIAEILGTNVDPSAVTRIEQQIRAVRLDEAVAASKALDVPLAILVAEDPEAESEAQLQQYLADLAAAQREWEKNRLEVLRLSKAIQVLGGGAQLKGVVDFRLMESIDARVPVEEDDQYGHRLAPGIEGSTTPDA, encoded by the coding sequence ATGAACGCCTTGCCCGGAGACCTCTTCGCCCGCCGACTGCGACAGGAGAGGGAACGCCTGGGCATCAGCCAGGCTGAGCTGGCCCGCAGGATTGCCGAGATCCTTGGAACGAACGTCGACCCTTCGGCGGTGACCCGGATAGAGCAGCAAATCCGCGCCGTCCGCCTGGACGAGGCGGTCGCCGCCTCCAAGGCCCTGGACGTCCCCCTGGCGATCCTGGTCGCCGAGGATCCGGAGGCAGAGAGCGAGGCCCAGCTGCAGCAGTACCTCGCCGACCTGGCAGCGGCCCAGCGCGAGTGGGAGAAGAACAGGCTGGAGGTGCTGCGGCTCTCCAAGGCCATTCAAGTGCTCGGCGGCGGCGCTCAACTCAAAGGTGTCGTCGACTTCCGCCTCATGGAAAGCATCGACGCCCGCGTCCCGGTCGAGGAGGACGACCAGTACGGGCACCGGCTTGCCCCCGGCATCGAGGGGTCTACAACCCCAGACGCATGA